The following coding sequences lie in one Glycine soja cultivar W05 chromosome 16, ASM419377v2, whole genome shotgun sequence genomic window:
- the LOC114390298 gene encoding probable L-gulonolactone oxidase 6, with product MMSNIAFRSTIVFLLFSAVLSTPPEDPIKCATSENTTCTITNSYGAFPDRSICKAAQVLYPTTEQELVSVVASATRNKTKMKVATRFSHSIPKLVCPEGENGLLISTKYLNKILKVDVETRTMTVESGVTLQQLINEAAKVGLALPYAPYWWGLTIGGLMGTGAHGSTLRGKGSAVHDYVVELRIVRPAGPEDGYAMVENLNEQHEDLNAAKVSLGVLGVISQITLKLEPLFKRSITYVAKDDSDLGGQVVAFGDAHEFADITWYPSQHKAIYRVDDRVPINTSGNGLYDFIPFRPTPSLASVFIRTTEEIQESTNDANGKCIVASTASNTLITAAYGLTNNGIIFTGYPIIGFQNRLQSSGSCLDSLQDALITTCAWDPRMKGLFFHQTTFSIRLSFVKSFIEDVQKLVELEPKGLCVLGLYNGMLMRYVTASSAYLGHQENALDIDITYYRSKDPMTPRLYEDILEEVEQLGIFKYGGLPHWGKNRNLAFEGAIKKYKSAEYFLRVKEKYDLDGLFSSTWTDQVLGLKDGVTILKDGCALEGLCICLQDSHCNPSKGYYCRPGKVYKEARVCTNLK from the exons ATGATGTCAAACATAGCCTTCAGATCAACTAttgtctttcttttattttctgcgGTGCTCTCTACTCCTCCAGAGGATCCAATCAAGTGCGCCACTTCAGAGAACACAACCTGCACTATCACAAACTCCTATGGTGCCTTCCCTGATCGAAGCATTTGCAAAGCTGCTCAAGTGTTGTACCCCACCACCGAGCAAGAGCTTGTGTCAGTGGTTGCATCAGCAACcagaaacaaaaccaagatgaaAGTAGCTACCCGTTTTTCCCACAGCATCCCCAAGCTGGTGTGCCCAGAAGGCGAAAATGGGTTGTTAATAAGCACCAAATATCTCAACAAAATATTGAAGGTTGATGTGGAAACAAGAACAATGACTGTGGAGAGTGGTGTGACTCTGCAGCAACTTATAAATGAGGCTGCAAAGGTAGGGTTGGCCTTGCCATATGCACCATATTGGTGGGGTTTGACCATTGGAGGGCTTATGGGAACTGGTGCTCATGGAAGTACTTTGCGGGGGAAGGGAAGTGCTGTCCATGATTATGTGGTGGAGCTTAGGATTGTTCGGCCTGCTGGTCCTGAAGATGGCTATGCTATGGTTGAGAACCTCAATGAACAACATGAAGATCTCAATGCAGCCAAAGTATCACTCGGTGTGCTGGGGGTTATTTCACAG ATTACTCTAAAACTAGAACCCCTCTTCAAGCGATCCATCACGTATGTGGCAAAAGATGATTCAGATTTGGGAGGCCAAGTGGTTGCTTTTGGAGATGCACACGAGTTTGCAGATATAACATGGTACCCAAGTCAACACAAGGCTATCTATCGTGTTGATGATCGTGTCCCAATTAATACATCAGGCAATGGTCTTTACGACTTTATCCCTTTTCGTCCCACTCCTTCACTTGCATCGGTTTTCATAAGAACCACAG AGGAAATTCAAGAATCCACTAATGATGCCAATGGAAAGTGCATAGTTGCTAGTACCGCATCAAATACCCTTATCACCGCAGCTTATGGACTTACTAACAATG GTATAATCTTCACTGGATACCCTATAATTGGATTTCAGAATCGCCTTCAATCATCTGGGTCATGCTTGGATAGTCTTCAAGATGCATTGATCACAACATGTGCCTGGGATCCTAGGATGAAGGGCTTGTTCTTTCACCAAACCACATTTAGCATTAGGTTGTCCTTTGTAAAAAGCTTTATTGAAGATGTGCAAAAGCTAGTTGAATTGGAGCCAAAGGGATTATGTGTCTTAGGGCTTTACAATGGAATGCTCATGCGCTATGTCACGGCTTCAAGTGCCTATTTGGGGCACCAAGAAAATGCTTTAGACATTGATATCACCTACTACCGTAGCAAGGATCCAATGACTCCTAGACTTTACGAAGACATTCTTGAAGAGGTTGAACAACTTGGGATTTTCAAATATGGAGGACTACCTCATTGGGGTAAGAATAGGAACTTGGCATTTGAAGGAGCCATCAAGAAGTACAAAAGTGCCGAGTATTTTTTGAGGGTTAAAGAGAAGTATGATTTGGATGGGCTTTTCTCAAGTACGTGGACAGACCAAGTGTTGGGGCTAAAAGATGGAGTGACAATATTGAAGGATGGGTGTGCATTAGAAGGTTTATGTATTTGCTTGCAAGATAGTCATTGCAATCCAAGTAAAGGTTACTATTGCAGGCCTGGCAAAGTTTATAAGGAAGCAAGGGTTTGTACTAATTTGAAATGA